One Coffea arabica cultivar ET-39 chromosome 5c, Coffea Arabica ET-39 HiFi, whole genome shotgun sequence DNA window includes the following coding sequences:
- the LOC113688838 gene encoding protein SPA1-RELATED 3 isoform X5 yields the protein MEGSSESGWQRSDSSRGLNSSSVLEGNLRLVRANTIRSSGDTSSEFGFRPGRKVRERIVLPHITNQFKTYTGGFEEGVALDPVVRAIECNDISLRQWLDNPERTVDALECLHIFTQIVDIVNLAHSQGIILHNVRPSCFVMSSLNRVSFIESASCSDSGSDSFEEGTNSQTAEFKGASSPLPSDLPQRGSQLATETLQLEMNPLNASRIVSETSCIRSSARQAEVAPNDDQTEERKHSFPMKHILLMETNWYNCPEEVSGGPSSSASDIYRLGVLLFELFCTFSSVEEKSATMSSLRHRVLPPQLLLKWPKEASFCLWLLHPEPSSRPKMGELLQSEFLNEPRDNIEEREAAIELREKIDEQELLLEFLLLLKQRKQDAADHLHEMVSFLTSDIEEVTKLQTALRIKGGTSIDLVKDSASGPPSSNTVDEGDSGSSGSRKRCRPGLYTHNAEELDDPVPENQATILSKSSRLMKNFRKLESAYFLTRRRALKPSGKVYARSSPISSDARGSVVATERSSLSKLSSKEQYNEDRQSGWINSFLEGLCKYLSFSKLKVKADLKQGDLLNSSNLVCSLSFDRDGEFFATAGVNKKIKVFEYNSILNKDRDIHYPVVEMASRSKLSSICWNGYIKSQIASSNFEGVVQVWDVTRSQIFMEMSEHESRVWSVDYSVADPTLLASGSDDGSVKLWNINQAILFLHLVDVSFETKRSKHRYH from the exons ATGGAAGGGTCATCTGAATCTGGCTGGCAGAGGTCAGATAGCTCTAGGGGTTTAAATTCTTCTTCGGTTTTGGAGGGGAATCTTCGACTTGTTCGTGCCAACACTATCAGGTCCTCAGGAGATACGTCGTCTGAGTTTGGGTTTAGACCAGGAAGAAAAGTGAGGGAGAGAATTGTGCTACCTCATATAACTAACCAGTTTAAAACCTATACAGGGGGCTTCGAGGAGGGAGTAGCTCTGGACCCAGTTGTTCGTGCCATAGAATGTAATGATATCAGTCTGAGACAGTGGTTGGACAACCCAGAAAGAACTGTTGATGCTCTTGAATGCTTACACATATTTACTCAAATTGTAGATATAGTTAACCTGGCTCATTCTCAGGGAATAATCCTCCATAATGTGCGGCCCTCATGCTTTGTCATGTCCTCACTTAACCGTGTGTCTTTCATTGAATCTGCTTCTTGCTCGGATTCGGGTTCAGATTCGTTTGAGGAAGGAACAAACAGCCAGACGGCTGAGTTTAAAGGTGCGTCTTCGCCTTTGCCTTCAGACTTGCCCCAACGAGGAAGTCAGCTAGCTACTGAAACCTTGCAACTTGAGATGAATCCCCTAAATGCATCTCGAATAGTATCTGAAACAAGTTGCATTAGGTCAAGCGCCAGACAGGCTGAGGTTGCACCAAATGATGACCAGACGGAAGAAAGGAAGCATTCCTTCCCAATGAAACATATATTGTTGATGGAAACCAATTGGTACAATTGTCCAGAAGAAGTTTCTGGTGGCCCCAGTTCCAGTGCTTCAGACATTTATCGACTGGGGGTTCTTCTCTTTGAG TTGTTCTGCACATTTAGCTCGGTGGAAGAGAAAAGTGCAACTATGTCTAGTCTGAGACATCGTGTTCTCCCTCCTCAGTTGCTTTTGAAGTGGCCTAAAGAAGCATCATTTTGCCTATGGTTGTTGCATCCTGAGCCAAGTAGTCGGCCAAAAATGGG GGAGTTGTTGCAAAGCGAATTTCTAAATGAACCAAGAGACAACATTGAGGAACGTGAGGCAGCAATAGAACTTCGAGAAAAAATAGATGAACAAGAGCTGttgctggaatttttgttaCTATTAAAGCAAAGGAAACAGGATGCAGCAGATCACTTGCATGAAATGGTGTCCTTTTTGACTTCTGATATCGAAGAAGTCACAAAATTGCAAACTGCCCTTAGGATAAAAGGAGGCACAAGCATAGACCTGGTGAAGGATTCAGCTTCAGGGCCCCCTTCATCCAATACAGTAGATGAGGGTGATTCTGGTAGCTCAGGGTCGAGAAAACGATGCAGGCCTGGGCTTTATACCCATAATGCGGAGGAACTTGATGATCCTGTTCCAGAAAACCAAGCAACTATTCTTTCTAAGAGTTCCCGACTCATGAAAAACTTTAGAAAATTGGAGTCAGCTTACTTTTTAACTAGGCGGCGGGCTCTCAAACCATCTGGAAAAGTATATGCCAGAAGTTCTCCAATTAGTAGTGATGCAAGAGGATCAGTTGTAGCGACAGAAAGAAGTTCTCTCAGTAAGTTGTCATCAAAAGAACAATATAATGAGGATAGACAAAGTGGATGGATAAATTCATTTCTTGAGGGTCTGTGCAAGTATTTGTCATTTAGCAAGTTAAAGGTGAAGGCAGACTTGAAGCAGGGAGATCTTTTAAATTCTTCCAACCTTGTATGCTCCCTGAGTTTTGATCGTGATGGAGAGTTTTTTGCAACTGCTGGTGTGAATAAGAAGATCAAAGTCTTTGAATATAATTCGATTCTAAACAAAGACCGTGATATCCATTATCCTGTTGTTGAAATGGCTAGCAGATCAAAGCTAAGCAGTATATGTTGGAATGGATATATTAAGAGCCAGATTGCTTCCAGTAACTTTGAAGGTGTGGTTCAG GTATGGGACGTTACAAGAAGTCAAATCTTTATGGAAATGAGCGAGCATGAGAGCCGTGTCTGGTCCGTTGACTACTCAGTAGCTGATCCAACATTGCTGGCTAGCGGGAGTGATGATGGTTCTGTTAAGCTCTGGAATATCAATCAGGCAATTCTATTTTTGCACTTGGTGGATGTCAGCTTTGAAACTAAAC GGAGTAAGCATCGGTACCATTAA